A stretch of the uncultured Trichococcus sp. genome encodes the following:
- a CDS encoding SIMPL domain-containing protein gives MEISRMTVKGKGFASAPPDAIAISLQLEDIKDTYELAMQHAALALEQVRETLLPLGFSKKEIRSTHFSIDSAYEHRNDFRGENKRYFLGYRYRNDLKITFGNDSKRLGEILLALSVCEADPEFSVYFFLKDRRAVEQALLEDAVRDAKEKAQVLAAASGVMLGKILAIDYDWGEIEVRSRVYAASSKMAYDSAPMIDIEPEDISNSDTVTVSWEILNPQLV, from the coding sequence ATGGAAATTTCAAGAATGACTGTCAAAGGCAAAGGCTTCGCCAGCGCGCCACCGGATGCGATCGCGATTTCGCTGCAGTTGGAGGACATCAAGGACACCTACGAATTGGCGATGCAACATGCCGCTTTGGCGTTGGAGCAAGTCCGGGAAACCTTGCTGCCGCTCGGATTCTCGAAAAAGGAGATCCGCTCCACGCACTTTTCGATCGATAGCGCTTATGAGCACAGGAACGACTTCCGCGGTGAAAACAAGCGCTACTTCCTCGGGTACCGCTACCGGAATGATTTAAAGATCACCTTCGGAAACGACAGCAAGCGCCTGGGCGAAATCCTGTTGGCTCTGTCGGTCTGCGAAGCGGATCCGGAATTCTCGGTCTATTTTTTCCTGAAGGATCGCCGGGCGGTCGAACAGGCTCTGCTGGAGGATGCCGTACGTGACGCCAAGGAAAAGGCGCAGGTCCTGGCTGCAGCTAGCGGCGTTATGCTCGGGAAAATTTTGGCGATTGATTACGACTGGGGCGAAATCGAAGTGCGCTCCCGCGTTTATGCGGCCTCATCGAAGATGGCCTACGACAGCGCTCCGATGATCGATATTGAGCCGGAAGACATCAGCAACAGCGATACCGTGACGGTCAGCTGGGAAATTTTGAATCCTCAGTTGGTGTAA
- a CDS encoding cation:proton antiporter, which translates to MHLLIYSIALILIIGFLLSSLFTRFQLPGLLGLILTGILLGPYGMDLMAPELLAISADIRKIALIVILIRAGLTMELGDLKKIGRPAVLMTFLPATFEILAVILLAPKLLGITLLEAAILGAVLGAVSPAVVVPRMIMLIESGYGKAKGIPQMILAGASVDDVYVIVLFTSFLGMYTGSGFQAITLLSVPVSIALGLLGGLLVGLGLVFLFRTFHIRDTMKVMLVLSAGFLLVTAEDSFAKFIPFSGLLGVMAVGATLLKRRPELAKRLNDKLSKIWSAAEIFLFVLVGSAVDISALGGVGFAAVALIFGALFFRMVAVFLAVSGTNLNTKERIFSAMAYTPKATVQAAIGSIPLAAGVEAGSIILSVAVLAIILTAPIGATFIDRTYKTFLTKVI; encoded by the coding sequence GTGCATCTTTTGATTTACAGTATCGCTCTAATTCTCATCATCGGTTTTCTCCTCAGTTCGCTATTCACTCGGTTTCAACTGCCCGGCTTGTTGGGTTTGATTTTGACCGGCATCCTCTTGGGTCCATACGGAATGGACCTGATGGCGCCGGAATTGCTGGCCATTTCCGCGGATATCCGAAAAATCGCTCTGATCGTCATACTCATACGCGCAGGCCTGACGATGGAGCTGGGCGATCTCAAGAAGATCGGCCGTCCCGCCGTGCTGATGACCTTTTTGCCTGCGACTTTCGAGATTTTGGCTGTCATCTTGTTGGCACCGAAATTGTTGGGCATTACTTTATTGGAGGCCGCCATCCTGGGGGCTGTCCTGGGCGCCGTTTCACCCGCGGTCGTCGTCCCTCGCATGATCATGCTGATCGAGAGCGGCTACGGCAAAGCCAAAGGTATTCCGCAGATGATCCTGGCGGGTGCTTCCGTCGATGATGTCTATGTCATCGTGCTTTTTACTTCTTTTCTGGGCATGTACACCGGCAGCGGCTTCCAGGCCATTACGCTGCTTTCCGTTCCGGTTTCGATCGCCTTGGGTTTGCTTGGTGGGCTATTGGTGGGCTTGGGTCTCGTTTTTCTTTTCAGGACATTCCATATCCGCGACACGATGAAAGTCATGCTCGTGCTGAGTGCCGGTTTCCTTTTGGTGACGGCGGAAGATTCCTTTGCCAAGTTCATTCCCTTCTCCGGGTTGCTCGGCGTCATGGCTGTCGGAGCGACCCTTTTGAAAAGACGTCCGGAATTGGCCAAACGTCTCAACGATAAATTATCCAAAATCTGGTCCGCAGCCGAAATTTTCCTGTTCGTGTTGGTCGGGTCGGCCGTTGATATTTCGGCCTTGGGCGGCGTCGGTTTCGCGGCTGTTGCCTTGATTTTCGGGGCTTTGTTTTTCCGGATGGTGGCGGTCTTCCTGGCGGTTTCAGGCACAAATCTGAATACGAAGGAACGCATTTTTTCAGCGATGGCCTATACACCGAAAGCCACCGTCCAAGCGGCCATCGGTTCGATCCCTTTGGCTGCCGGAGTTGAAGCCGGCAGCATCATTTTGAGCGTCGCCGTCTTGGCGATCATCCTGACCGCGCCGATCGGAGCCACCTTCATCGACCGGACCTACAAGACATTCCTGACGAAGGTGATTTGA
- a CDS encoding class I SAM-dependent methyltransferase, translated as METLDLIIDFHKNNPRQAPGSQQSTIKALQFLPQLTPQTQLLDIGCGTGAQTMVLSEQTPAHITAVDSSKEFLSLLKQKVLQQGITNRLTVKEMDMERLAFAPESLDVIWAEGAIHNIGFSRGIREWRPLLKKDGYLVVSEISWLTPQRPQIVDKYWTEVYPEMGTIAEKIAQVEDAGYIPVAHFVMPESDWTSHYYHYYETNEAAFLERHGHSEDAKALVEENRQEMKHFEKYSAYYNYVFYILQKR; from the coding sequence ATGGAAACATTGGATTTGATCATCGATTTTCACAAAAACAACCCGCGCCAAGCTCCCGGCAGCCAACAGAGCACCATCAAAGCGCTGCAGTTTCTGCCGCAATTGACCCCGCAAACACAACTGTTGGATATAGGCTGCGGAACCGGTGCGCAGACCATGGTCCTGAGCGAACAGACGCCGGCCCACATTACCGCGGTTGACAGCAGCAAAGAATTTTTGAGCCTATTGAAGCAGAAAGTCCTGCAGCAGGGCATCACCAACCGCTTGACGGTCAAGGAAATGGATATGGAGCGGCTTGCCTTTGCGCCCGAATCATTGGACGTCATCTGGGCGGAAGGGGCCATCCACAACATCGGCTTTTCGAGAGGCATCCGTGAATGGCGTCCGCTATTGAAAAAAGACGGCTATCTGGTCGTTTCCGAAATTTCCTGGCTGACACCGCAACGTCCGCAGATTGTGGATAAATATTGGACAGAAGTTTATCCGGAAATGGGGACGATTGCGGAAAAGATTGCCCAAGTGGAGGATGCCGGCTACATACCGGTGGCTCATTTCGTTATGCCCGAATCGGACTGGACAAGCCACTATTACCACTATTATGAAACCAATGAAGCGGCATTCCTCGAACGGCACGGCCATAGTGAGGATGCGAAAGCCTTGGTGGAGGAGAACCGCCAAGAAATGAAACATTTCGAAAAATACAGTGCCTACTACAATTATGTTTTCTATATTTTGCAGAAACGCTGA
- a CDS encoding NAD(P)-dependent oxidoreductase — protein MKIGIIGATGRQGRLILEEAHARGHEVTAIIRNPAKLADKEVAIIERDIFDVQVEDLQGFDVIVDAFNAPAGMEEEHVTSLQSLIDELEHLPETRLIVVGGAGSLYADPGKTIRVMETANFPEAFKPTATNMAKALSILKESKANWTYLSPSAYFDPNGNRTGKYAEGAETLLLNSEGESYISYADYAIALVDEIERKRHLRQRYTVVGERQ, from the coding sequence ATGAAAATCGGAATCATCGGAGCGACAGGCAGGCAAGGCAGGCTGATTTTGGAAGAAGCGCATGCCCGGGGACACGAGGTTACGGCCATCATCCGGAATCCTGCCAAACTCGCAGACAAAGAAGTAGCCATCATCGAACGGGACATTTTTGATGTGCAGGTGGAGGATCTGCAAGGGTTCGATGTGATTGTGGATGCGTTCAATGCGCCTGCGGGAATGGAAGAGGAGCATGTGACCTCGCTACAGTCTTTGATTGATGAACTGGAGCACTTGCCGGAAACGCGCCTGATCGTTGTAGGCGGAGCCGGCAGCCTTTACGCAGATCCCGGAAAAACGATCCGGGTCATGGAAACGGCCAATTTTCCCGAGGCTTTCAAACCCACTGCGACGAACATGGCCAAGGCCCTCAGCATACTGAAGGAAAGCAAAGCTAATTGGACTTATCTTTCACCATCCGCTTATTTTGACCCCAACGGCAACCGGACCGGGAAATACGCGGAAGGGGCAGAAACGCTGCTGTTGAACAGTGAGGGTGAAAGTTACATCAGTTATGCGGATTACGCGATTGCACTGGTGGACGAGATTGAAAGGAAACGACATCTGAGACAACGCTATACAGTCGTCGGCGAACGGCAGTAA
- a CDS encoding MATE family efflux transporter — translation MQQNKQPEMAENKMGVMPVNKLLISMSVPMMISMLVQALYNVVDSIFVAQIGEKALTAVSLAFPVQNLMIALAVGTGVGINALVSRRLGEKNYEAANSTADNGIFLNAMHFLLFLVLGLFFIPLYFSFQTKDAEIIAYGIDYLQVISVFSFGIFMQVSMERLLQSTGRTLHTMTTQATGAILNIILDPIFIFGWFGVPAMGTRGAAIATVIGQIVAASLAFFFNVRFNKEITLSFKGFRPDMQTIKKIYSIGGPSILMQAVGSFLNLSLNNILIRFTPTATAVFGVYFKLQSFIFMPVFGLNNGMVPIIAYNYGADQKERIQQTISLSKKYAMAIMFIGAVIFLLIPGVLLQLFNASDEMLEIGIPALRIISLCYVAAGYNIVSGSVFQAFGKGGLSLWVSMIRQVVVLLPAAFLLSLFGDVSFVWWAFPIAEVFALAMSIYFNKKIDREVIANIYPHTIGDALPEK, via the coding sequence ATGCAACAAAATAAACAGCCAGAGATGGCGGAAAATAAGATGGGCGTCATGCCCGTCAACAAATTACTGATTTCGATGTCCGTGCCGATGATGATCTCAATGCTGGTGCAGGCCCTGTATAACGTCGTCGACAGCATCTTTGTGGCCCAGATCGGAGAAAAAGCCTTGACTGCCGTATCCTTGGCCTTCCCGGTGCAGAACTTGATGATCGCTCTGGCTGTCGGGACCGGTGTCGGAATCAATGCCCTGGTTTCCAGACGCCTAGGCGAAAAAAATTATGAGGCCGCAAACAGTACGGCCGATAACGGTATCTTTTTGAATGCCATGCATTTCCTGTTGTTCTTGGTATTGGGCCTGTTTTTCATCCCGCTTTATTTCTCCTTCCAGACGAAGGACGCAGAAATCATCGCCTACGGAATCGATTATCTGCAAGTCATCAGTGTCTTCTCGTTCGGTATCTTTATGCAGGTCAGTATGGAACGCCTGCTGCAGTCGACGGGCAGAACCTTGCACACGATGACTACTCAAGCGACAGGCGCGATTCTGAACATTATCTTGGATCCGATCTTCATCTTCGGTTGGTTCGGTGTTCCGGCAATGGGCACCAGAGGAGCTGCGATCGCAACTGTGATCGGGCAAATAGTCGCTGCTTCATTGGCCTTCTTTTTCAACGTTCGTTTCAACAAGGAAATCACTTTATCATTTAAAGGATTCCGCCCGGATATGCAAACGATCAAAAAAATCTATTCCATCGGAGGCCCGTCGATTCTGATGCAGGCTGTGGGTTCCTTCCTGAATTTAAGTCTGAACAACATCCTGATCCGCTTCACACCGACAGCGACTGCTGTTTTTGGTGTCTACTTTAAGCTTCAGAGCTTCATCTTCATGCCTGTATTCGGCCTGAACAACGGGATGGTTCCGATCATCGCCTATAATTACGGTGCCGACCAAAAAGAACGGATCCAGCAGACCATCAGCTTATCGAAAAAATATGCGATGGCAATCATGTTCATCGGGGCTGTCATTTTCTTGCTGATCCCCGGAGTACTTCTGCAATTATTCAACGCATCCGATGAAATGTTGGAAATCGGGATACCGGCTCTACGGATCATCAGTCTCTGCTATGTTGCTGCGGGATACAACATCGTTTCCGGTTCCGTGTTCCAAGCTTTCGGGAAAGGTGGGCTGAGCCTGTGGGTTTCCATGATCCGCCAAGTCGTGGTGCTGCTGCCGGCAGCCTTTCTGCTTTCATTGTTCGGGGACGTTTCATTTGTCTGGTGGGCGTTTCCGATTGCGGAAGTCTTTGCGCTTGCGATGAGCATCTATTTCAACAAGAAAATCGACAGAGAAGTCATCGCGAACATCTATCCGCATACAATTGGGGATGCACTCCCAGAAAAGTAG
- a CDS encoding GyrI-like domain-containing protein, translating into MGRISDITLTNQPEQRIISIKTETTLKNMQTKIEECREKIVTYLNLLEELPAGPYFTIYYSFTKQNVEIEVGYPIAKVLPPQDDIRMSVIPAGKRASCLHIGPYKEIPKLYQEMDQWLAVHDFETNGISYEIYYNGEGYPPQEYLTKIELPIQEVDEN; encoded by the coding sequence ATGGGAAGAATTTCAGACATCACATTGACCAATCAGCCGGAACAGCGCATCATTTCCATCAAAACGGAAACGACGCTGAAAAATATGCAGACGAAGATAGAAGAATGCCGCGAAAAGATAGTGACTTACCTGAACCTGTTGGAGGAACTGCCTGCCGGACCCTATTTCACAATCTATTACTCATTCACGAAGCAAAATGTCGAAATCGAAGTCGGTTATCCGATCGCCAAAGTTCTGCCCCCGCAGGATGATATCCGCATGTCCGTCATTCCGGCAGGGAAAAGGGCGTCCTGTCTGCACATCGGCCCTTATAAGGAAATCCCGAAACTATATCAGGAAATGGATCAGTGGTTGGCAGTCCATGATTTCGAAACGAATGGAATTTCCTACGAAATTTACTACAACGGCGAAGGGTATCCGCCACAGGAATACTTGACCAAAATCGAATTGCCTATCCAAGAGGTAGATGAAAACTAA
- a CDS encoding ClC family H(+)/Cl(-) exchange transporter: protein MADERVVYLMKGTLVGLSAGFIVSLFRLGIEFILETVIEGYHFMQEQPIWLIPWVIFSVVAALIVGKLVKSEPNIKGSGIPQVEGQVQGIISLNWWPVLWKKFIGGLLAIGSGLFLGREGPSIQLGSAVGQGISSLTKGDDVEEKILLSSGAGAGLAAAFNAPLAGLMFVLEEVHHNFSPLLAITTFSSALVANFVSLNIFGLTPALDIGMMNTIPIAYYGLVIGLGIFLGLNGWLYTKVVLALPKLYGRLPFIPARYNAILPFLLIIPIGYFLPQVIGGGSELILHLSSWQLSLGILIGLWVLRFVFSMVSYGANVPGGIFLPILSLGAILGAIYGKAALALLSFDPQYLPHFIIFAMAGYFTAIGKAPLTAIILVTEMVGGMNQLMPLAICSFSAFVTADLLGVDPIYESLLERLIASHDSKRNGKKYLFDLPVRAESHFSGKEIRDVRWPEDVLVTSIRRGQQNVVATGKTVMQTGDVLHVLTDLGLAKTVQEELKQLEKRRLFDT from the coding sequence ATGGCTGATGAACGCGTCGTTTACCTCATGAAAGGAACCCTGGTGGGTTTATCAGCCGGTTTTATTGTCAGCCTATTCAGATTAGGCATTGAATTTATTTTAGAAACAGTAATCGAAGGCTATCATTTCATGCAGGAACAACCAATCTGGCTCATCCCTTGGGTGATTTTTTCGGTGGTAGCCGCGCTCATCGTCGGAAAACTTGTCAAAAGCGAACCTAACATCAAGGGCAGCGGCATTCCGCAAGTGGAAGGGCAAGTACAGGGGATCATCAGCCTGAACTGGTGGCCTGTACTCTGGAAAAAATTCATCGGCGGTCTACTGGCGATCGGATCCGGCCTTTTCTTAGGAAGGGAGGGCCCGTCCATCCAATTGGGATCCGCAGTGGGACAAGGCATCAGCAGTCTCACAAAAGGGGATGATGTCGAAGAAAAAATCCTTCTTTCGAGCGGTGCCGGCGCCGGTTTGGCGGCAGCTTTCAATGCTCCTTTGGCAGGACTGATGTTTGTCCTCGAGGAAGTCCATCATAATTTTTCTCCCTTGTTGGCCATCACGACCTTCTCTTCGGCGCTTGTGGCAAATTTCGTGTCCCTGAACATCTTCGGTTTGACTCCGGCGCTGGACATCGGCATGATGAACACAATCCCGATCGCCTATTACGGTTTGGTTATTGGTTTAGGCATCTTTTTGGGATTGAATGGCTGGCTCTACACCAAAGTAGTCTTGGCATTGCCTAAACTGTATGGCAGGCTGCCGTTCATACCGGCTCGCTATAATGCAATCTTGCCATTTCTACTGATCATCCCGATCGGCTATTTTCTTCCCCAAGTCATTGGAGGAGGCAGCGAGCTGATCCTGCATTTGAGCAGTTGGCAACTCTCGTTGGGGATATTGATTGGCCTCTGGGTTTTGCGCTTTGTATTTTCGATGGTCTCTTATGGAGCGAATGTTCCTGGCGGTATTTTTTTGCCGATCTTATCATTGGGGGCAATCCTGGGCGCCATCTACGGAAAAGCGGCTTTGGCTCTGCTTTCGTTCGATCCGCAATATTTGCCGCACTTCATCATTTTTGCGATGGCGGGTTATTTCACAGCCATCGGAAAAGCACCTTTGACTGCCATCATTTTGGTGACGGAGATGGTCGGCGGGATGAATCAATTGATGCCGCTTGCCATTTGTTCATTCAGCGCCTTTGTCACTGCCGATCTGTTGGGAGTGGACCCCATCTATGAGAGCCTTTTGGAAAGGCTCATCGCTTCGCATGACAGCAAGCGCAACGGGAAAAAATATCTGTTTGATCTACCGGTCAGAGCTGAAAGTCATTTTTCCGGCAAAGAGATCCGTGATGTCCGTTGGCCTGAGGATGTGTTGGTGACATCGATCCGAAGAGGCCAGCAGAATGTTGTGGCAACCGGGAAAACAGTAATGCAAACGGGCGATGTGCTGCATGTTTTGACGGATCTGGGCTTGGCGAAAACCGTTCAGGAAGAACTGAAGCAATTGGAAAAGAGGAGACTTTTCGACACTTGA
- the argS gene encoding arginine--tRNA ligase → MDYKKIVAEEIQKLVPEHLSYDQVYQLLEVPKYTEHGDVAFPAFALAKALRKAPQAIAGDLAAQLNHPYIEKVEAVGPYVNLFLEKAAVTNAVLHEIAAEKQSFGTADIGKGGNVPIDMSSPNIAKPISMGHLRSTVIGNSLANIMKKVGFNPIKINHLGDWGTQFGKLIVAYKLWGNEEKVKAEPINELLTLYVRFHTEAESDDTLNDEARAWFKKLEDGDAEALHLWEWFRSESLQEFMKIYDMLGITFDSFNGEAFYNDKMDEVVELLDKAGILTQDRGATIVDLEKYNLNPALIKKSDGATLYITRDLAAAIYRKRNYDFAMSLYAVGNEQSNHFKQLKAVLKELGYDWAENMHHIPFGLITQGGKKLSTRQGKVILLEEVLNEATELSLKQINEKNPTLENKEEVAKAVGVGAVVFHDLKNDRLNNFDFDLEEVVQFEGETGPYVQYTNARGLSILRKAAVELDTTEAADLGLDDAYAWEVVKLLNSFPEIIQQAYEKFEPSVVAKYTLHLAQAFNKYYGNTKVLVEDDKRNARLALVQSVATILQEGLRLLGVQSPEKM, encoded by the coding sequence ATGGATTATAAAAAGATTGTTGCTGAAGAGATTCAAAAGCTGGTACCGGAGCATTTAAGCTACGACCAAGTCTACCAATTGCTGGAAGTGCCCAAATATACAGAGCACGGGGACGTCGCCTTCCCGGCATTCGCGCTGGCTAAAGCATTGCGCAAAGCGCCGCAAGCCATCGCCGGAGATTTGGCGGCACAGTTGAACCATCCGTACATTGAAAAGGTGGAAGCGGTAGGCCCTTACGTCAACCTGTTCCTTGAAAAAGCAGCTGTTACGAATGCAGTCCTGCACGAAATTGCTGCCGAAAAGCAATCCTTCGGAACGGCCGATATCGGGAAAGGCGGCAATGTGCCGATCGATATGTCCTCACCGAACATCGCAAAACCGATTTCGATGGGCCATTTGCGTTCTACGGTAATCGGAAACTCTTTGGCCAACATCATGAAGAAAGTCGGCTTCAACCCGATCAAAATCAACCATTTGGGCGACTGGGGAACCCAATTCGGCAAGCTGATCGTCGCCTACAAATTGTGGGGCAACGAAGAGAAAGTCAAAGCTGAGCCGATCAATGAACTGTTGACCCTATACGTCCGTTTCCACACAGAAGCAGAATCTGACGATACTTTGAACGACGAAGCCCGCGCTTGGTTCAAGAAATTGGAAGACGGCGATGCAGAAGCTCTGCATCTTTGGGAATGGTTCCGTTCCGAATCGCTGCAGGAATTCATGAAAATCTACGATATGTTAGGGATCACGTTCGATTCCTTCAATGGTGAAGCTTTCTACAACGACAAAATGGATGAAGTCGTGGAACTGTTGGACAAAGCCGGCATCCTGACCCAGGACCGTGGCGCAACCATCGTCGATCTGGAGAAATACAATCTGAATCCGGCCTTGATCAAGAAATCGGATGGCGCAACGCTGTACATCACCCGCGACTTGGCTGCGGCGATCTATCGCAAACGCAATTATGATTTCGCGATGTCCCTTTATGCAGTCGGCAATGAGCAAAGCAACCATTTCAAACAACTGAAAGCCGTATTGAAAGAGTTGGGCTATGACTGGGCAGAAAATATGCACCACATCCCATTCGGCCTGATCACACAAGGCGGCAAGAAATTGTCGACGCGTCAAGGCAAAGTCATCCTGCTTGAGGAAGTCCTTAACGAAGCGACTGAGCTTTCCTTGAAACAGATCAACGAGAAGAATCCGACACTGGAAAATAAAGAAGAAGTCGCCAAAGCAGTCGGCGTCGGCGCTGTCGTTTTCCACGACCTGAAAAATGACCGTCTGAACAATTTCGACTTCGATTTGGAAGAAGTCGTGCAATTCGAAGGTGAAACAGGTCCATACGTACAATACACAAATGCACGCGGCTTAAGCATTTTGCGCAAAGCAGCAGTAGAACTGGACACAACCGAAGCGGCTGATCTTGGTCTGGATGACGCTTATGCATGGGAAGTCGTGAAACTGTTGAACAGTTTCCCTGAAATCATCCAGCAAGCCTACGAAAAATTCGAGCCATCCGTGGTAGCGAAATACACGCTTCACTTGGCTCAAGCGTTCAACAAATATTACGGAAACACAAAAGTGCTGGTAGAAGACGACAAGCGCAATGCCCGCCTGGCATTGGTCCAATCCGTAGCCACAATCCTGCAAGAAGGCCTAAGACTCCTAGGCGTCCAATCCCCAGAAAAAATGTAG
- a CDS encoding GNAT family N-acetyltransferase, translating into MTEITMAKMSQLSESQKEEVRKIFVSSYYKDMKTLHRDTERLLGGFRRLLQEDLIRVAMDGERPVAMVGCSTNKRRAMEVNKEDFLDNFGFIWGHVGYFSFRKEYGEPLAIDDDTLYFECVATNEADRCQGIAGRMLLNLIETEPYETFALDVVDSNGRAQSVYERIGFREMHRKKSWIGKIFMDYSESIWMSRPKHLPNPSE; encoded by the coding sequence ATGACAGAAATAACGATGGCGAAAATGAGCCAATTATCGGAATCCCAAAAAGAGGAAGTCAGAAAAATTTTCGTCAGCAGCTACTATAAGGACATGAAGACGCTGCATCGCGACACCGAGCGCCTGCTTGGCGGATTCCGCAGGCTGCTGCAGGAGGACCTGATCCGAGTCGCGATGGACGGGGAGCGCCCGGTCGCGATGGTGGGCTGTTCGACCAACAAGCGCCGTGCCATGGAAGTGAACAAAGAGGATTTCCTGGACAACTTCGGTTTTATCTGGGGACATGTCGGTTATTTCAGCTTTCGCAAAGAATACGGAGAACCACTGGCCATCGACGATGACACGCTTTATTTTGAATGTGTGGCGACCAATGAGGCAGACCGGTGCCAAGGTATTGCCGGACGGATGCTGCTCAATCTAATCGAAACGGAACCTTACGAAACCTTCGCCTTGGATGTCGTCGACAGCAACGGGCGGGCACAAAGCGTATATGAAAGGATCGGCTTCCGCGAAATGCATCGGAAAAAATCCTGGATCGGAAAAATTTTCATGGATTACTCGGAAAGCATCTGGATGAGTCGTCCAAAGCATTTGCCGAATCCATCGGAATGA
- a CDS encoding alpha/beta hydrolase: MEKNRKSSWIRKVLIGLAIIIVIATGAFFWYVNDYYQATAEAVEALQSDGSVTITETDDAITFTPNGEDPEEGVIFYPGGKVEAEAYAPLLRSLAEADFLVVIAKMPFHLAVFDANAAEAIMAQENEVEEWYLAGHSLGGVMASSFAADQSDEVAGLIFLASYPSGDLNDAPFPVLSIYGSEDEVLNRESYDEAQGKLPDDYTEIVLDGGNHGQFGDYGPQEGDGTAAISAVQQQQQTVEAITAFIGNSHQQ, translated from the coding sequence ATGGAAAAAAACAGGAAATCAAGCTGGATCCGAAAAGTGCTGATCGGATTGGCTATAATTATTGTGATAGCCACAGGCGCATTTTTTTGGTACGTGAATGACTATTACCAAGCAACGGCGGAGGCTGTCGAGGCGCTTCAGTCGGATGGATCGGTCACAATCACGGAGACCGATGATGCGATCACCTTTACTCCCAATGGAGAAGATCCGGAAGAAGGGGTCATCTTTTATCCGGGCGGAAAGGTGGAAGCGGAAGCCTATGCACCTTTGCTGCGTAGCTTGGCTGAAGCGGACTTTTTGGTGGTCATCGCCAAGATGCCGTTCCATTTGGCGGTCTTTGATGCGAATGCAGCAGAAGCAATCATGGCACAGGAAAACGAGGTTGAGGAGTGGTATCTCGCCGGGCACTCTTTGGGCGGCGTTATGGCTTCCAGTTTTGCAGCCGATCAATCTGATGAAGTTGCCGGCCTGATTTTTCTGGCATCCTATCCATCCGGAGATTTGAACGACGCACCGTTTCCGGTCCTTTCCATCTATGGATCGGAGGATGAAGTCCTGAACCGCGAAAGCTACGACGAAGCGCAAGGGAAACTGCCGGATGACTACACGGAAATCGTTCTGGATGGCGGCAATCATGGCCAATTCGGCGATTACGGCCCGCAGGAGGGCGACGGCACGGCAGCCATCAGTGCCGTTCAGCAGCAACAGCAGACGGTCGAGGCCATCACAGCATTCATCGGAAACAGCCACCAGCAATAA